In Sandaracinaceae bacterium, the following proteins share a genomic window:
- a CDS encoding glycosyltransferase codes for MKVLDVNEFFADRGGGVRTYVHQKLAAGRARGVEVVVVAPGSEDRVEARLGGKVIWVKSPPLPLDPRYHLLVRERAVHEVVRAERPDVIEGSSPWSGGWFAARAPGSAPRALVFHQDAVAVYGHSLFDRYVGAARLDRIARPYWGYLRALSSHFDRTIVSGAWLADRLARFGIRVPTAVPFGVDRARFSVARSCPIRRAALLSSCGLGSRATLLVAVSRLHPEKRVGTLIDAIARLEGSSAFPYGLGLVVVGDGPLASYLRARARASRRVHFAGFFAEPNALPEVVACADAFLHGSSAETYGLVVGEAIAAGVPLIVPSVGGAAELARAEYAEVYRAGDPADCAAAIERFAYRDQAGMRAAASHAGRTMVLDAERHFDGLFATYSGMVREARES; via the coding sequence ATGAAGGTCCTGGACGTGAACGAGTTCTTCGCGGACCGTGGGGGTGGGGTGCGCACCTACGTGCACCAGAAGCTCGCGGCGGGCCGGGCGCGAGGGGTCGAAGTCGTGGTGGTGGCGCCCGGTTCGGAGGACCGCGTGGAAGCGAGACTGGGCGGCAAGGTCATCTGGGTGAAGAGCCCGCCGCTGCCGCTAGACCCGCGATACCACCTGCTGGTCCGGGAGCGTGCCGTGCACGAGGTGGTGCGGGCCGAGAGACCGGATGTCATCGAAGGGTCCAGTCCATGGTCAGGTGGGTGGTTCGCAGCGCGCGCCCCTGGGTCGGCGCCGCGAGCCCTGGTCTTCCATCAGGACGCGGTAGCGGTCTACGGCCACAGCCTGTTCGACCGCTACGTGGGAGCGGCTCGCTTGGACCGCATCGCGCGCCCCTACTGGGGCTACCTGCGCGCTCTCTCGTCCCACTTCGATCGCACCATAGTTAGTGGCGCATGGCTGGCGGATCGACTGGCGCGCTTTGGGATCCGCGTACCGACCGCGGTCCCGTTCGGCGTCGACCGCGCCCGCTTCTCCGTCGCGCGCTCCTGCCCCATCAGGCGCGCGGCGTTGCTGTCCAGCTGCGGTCTCGGATCGCGTGCGACCCTGCTGGTTGCGGTGAGTCGCCTGCACCCCGAGAAACGTGTGGGGACGTTGATCGATGCCATCGCGAGGCTCGAGGGGTCCTCGGCATTCCCCTACGGGCTGGGGCTGGTGGTCGTGGGGGACGGTCCGCTGGCGAGCTACCTCCGCGCGCGCGCGCGCGCGTCGAGGCGGGTGCACTTCGCAGGCTTCTTCGCCGAGCCGAACGCGCTCCCCGAAGTGGTCGCTTGCGCCGACGCGTTCCTGCATGGCTCTTCCGCCGAGACGTACGGCCTGGTCGTGGGCGAGGCGATCGCGGCCGGCGTGCCGCTGATCGTGCCCAGCGTGGGGGGCGCTGCCGAGCTGGCCCGCGCGGAGTACGCGGAGGTGTACCGCGCTGGCGACCCTGCGGACTGCGCGGCCGCCATCGAGCGATTCGCTTACCGGGATCAAGCCGGGATGCGCGCCGCGGCATCCCACGCGGGTCGGACCATGGTGCTCGACGCGGAGCGCCACTTCGACGGCCTCTTCGCCACGTACAGCGGCATGGTCCGTGAAGCGCGGGAGTCCTGA
- a CDS encoding methyltransferase domain-containing protein: MYSRAFYERRQAAKEVAAEVVLDLLLPVLPPVRTAVDVGCGVGTWLAALASRGVDVSGFDGPWVDVKHLRIDRARFRSVDLAQPLPLVKRCDLAICLEVAEHLPEKVAPTVVENLTRLSNIILFSAAIPGQGGTGHANEQWPDYWAAHFEARGYALADVVRAPIWDDERVPYWYRQNTFVYVARGALDRVSPALRDAVEAGPRQPLRAVHPALFDEKRHGHVGGLVHRLGQVGRGLAQTLAAHLPLAT, from the coding sequence ATGTACTCACGCGCCTTCTACGAGCGTCGGCAAGCAGCCAAAGAAGTTGCCGCCGAAGTTGTCCTCGACCTCCTGCTCCCGGTGCTCCCCCCAGTCCGAACGGCGGTCGACGTCGGCTGCGGCGTAGGGACGTGGCTCGCTGCGCTCGCATCGCGTGGCGTCGACGTGTCGGGATTCGATGGACCCTGGGTAGACGTGAAGCACCTGCGCATCGATCGCGCGCGGTTCCGGAGCGTGGACCTCGCCCAACCGCTCCCGCTCGTGAAGCGCTGTGACCTGGCGATCTGCCTCGAAGTCGCAGAGCACCTGCCCGAGAAGGTGGCCCCGACGGTCGTCGAGAACCTCACGCGGCTCTCCAACATCATCCTGTTCTCCGCCGCCATCCCCGGCCAGGGTGGCACGGGTCACGCCAACGAGCAGTGGCCGGACTACTGGGCCGCTCACTTCGAAGCGCGAGGATATGCGCTCGCGGATGTCGTGCGGGCGCCCATCTGGGACGACGAGCGGGTGCCCTACTGGTACCGCCAGAACACCTTCGTCTATGTCGCGCGGGGGGCTCTCGACCGTGTGTCGCCAGCCCTTCGGGACGCGGTGGAAGCGGGTCCTCGTCAGCCGCTGCGCGCGGTTCACCCTGCCCTCTTCGACGAGAAGCGGCACGGTCACGTCGGGGGGCTGGTGCATCGTCTCGGCCAGGTGGGGCGGGGCCTGGCACAGACGCTCGCCGCGCACCTCCCGCTCGCAACCTGA
- a CDS encoding transposase yields MVPEVRTPLTARRDLAERGVPLAMGTLVSFIERAADLLAPVDGYHWRQLLAGSWMATDGTGLKVLVPKLPVAHNGYIELYRNEDLAVFQYEADKSSESVVSKLAPFVGKLTADAEHRFNAVFETGRVIETGCNAHGRRKFRDAEATQPGLAKEGGAFIGAIYGEEDKAQALGLVGEALREHRQRYIRPIANDFEVWLAAVEPVLLPSEPLMAAVRYYRNHRDALFRFIDDPDAHDNSPTERAPDRRETARTCLRGQLGRRPPRLRPSASWPPAAPSGCPCRPTFAWAFERLRHPPRRSSLEWRT; encoded by the coding sequence GTGGTTCCCGAAGTTCGGACGCCCCTGACCGCCCGTCGTGACCTCGCCGAGCGCGGTGTTCCGCTGGCGATGGGCACGCTGGTGTCGTTCATCGAGCGGGCTGCGGATCTGCTCGCGCCCGTGGACGGCTATCACTGGCGACAGCTGCTCGCGGGCTCGTGGATGGCCACCGACGGAACGGGCCTCAAGGTGCTCGTGCCCAAGCTCCCGGTCGCGCACAACGGCTACATCGAGCTGTACCGCAACGAGGATCTCGCGGTCTTCCAGTACGAGGCCGACAAGAGCAGCGAGTCGGTGGTGTCCAAGCTCGCGCCGTTCGTGGGCAAGCTCACCGCGGACGCCGAGCATCGCTTCAACGCAGTGTTCGAGACGGGGCGCGTGATCGAGACCGGCTGCAACGCCCACGGGCGCCGCAAGTTTCGCGACGCCGAAGCCACCCAGCCGGGGCTGGCCAAAGAGGGCGGGGCCTTTATCGGGGCCATCTACGGCGAAGAGGACAAGGCGCAGGCGCTGGGTCTGGTTGGCGAAGCTCTACGAGAGCATCGCCAGCGCTACATCCGGCCCATCGCGAACGACTTCGAGGTCTGGCTCGCCGCCGTCGAGCCCGTGCTCCTGCCCTCGGAGCCGCTCATGGCCGCGGTGCGCTACTACAGGAACCACCGCGACGCGCTCTTCCGCTTCATCGACGACCCGGACGCCCACGACAACTCGCCCACGGAGCGCGCTCCAGACCGTCGCGAAACTGCCCGAACATGCCTTCGCGGGCAGCTCGGAAGGCGCCCACCGCGCCTGCGCCCCTCGGCATCGTGGCCACCTGCCGCGCCATCGGGGTGCCCGTGCAGGCCTACCTTTGCCTGGGCCTTCGAGCGACTCCGGCACCCACCGCGACGTAGCTCGCTCGAGTGGCGGACATGA
- the tnpB gene encoding IS66 family insertion sequence element accessory protein TnpB produces the protein MLSLPPTVRVFVAVEPIDMRGSFDSLAGAVRRLGLDPVDGHLYLFMNKRRRIAKALWFDGSGWCLLAKRLEAGSFQVPPLDGAETQVQIDGTAFASLLAGIDFTAARRGRARSVGSARRSRA, from the coding sequence GTGCTGAGCCTGCCTCCCACCGTGCGGGTGTTCGTCGCGGTGGAGCCCATCGACATGCGCGGCTCGTTCGACTCGCTGGCGGGGGCGGTGCGTCGGCTCGGTCTCGACCCGGTGGATGGGCACCTGTACTTGTTCATGAACAAGCGTCGACGGATCGCGAAGGCGCTGTGGTTTGATGGCTCGGGCTGGTGCCTTCTGGCGAAGCGGCTCGAGGCGGGCAGCTTTCAGGTGCCACCCCTCGACGGTGCGGAAACGCAGGTGCAGATCGACGGAACTGCGTTCGCGTCGCTGCTCGCCGGCATCGACTTCACCGCCGCGCGCCGGGGCCGCGCCCGGTCGGTGGGATCGGCACGTCGATCACGGGCGTGA
- a CDS encoding patatin-like phospholipase family protein, which produces MGKPRIAFVGSGGATKGVAHLGVLKAMEELALEPDIYVGASAGAIASAFFSQGFTASQLADWVRPFYKGTGAETNPMRGRYFLGAPNLEQLSQPGYLTSGLLSIDRFERFLAEKLPQNDFRALNKDVFVTASDIDGRGRVVFGRGYRDDVPISQAVAASSCVPLLFRPYRIGDRYYMDGELVRTLSIDLAVEAGADVVIISNVYRPHVIRPGQRSLVHSGGLAIGRQAVNIVISEKEKRGIDLINRLYPHVTVLNVSADLGRFSFTSRANAKVLMTRGYREALRVLAAAKRRGMFDVASNVHTIGEA; this is translated from the coding sequence ATGGGTAAACCGCGCATCGCTTTCGTTGGATCTGGAGGCGCCACCAAGGGAGTGGCTCACTTGGGCGTCCTCAAGGCGATGGAAGAGCTGGCGCTCGAGCCCGACATCTACGTGGGTGCGTCCGCGGGGGCTATCGCCTCGGCGTTCTTCTCTCAAGGCTTCACGGCGTCCCAGCTGGCCGACTGGGTGCGCCCTTTCTACAAGGGCACTGGTGCCGAGACCAACCCCATGCGCGGGCGCTACTTCCTGGGCGCGCCCAACCTCGAGCAGCTCAGCCAGCCGGGCTATCTGACCAGCGGCCTGCTCTCCATCGACCGCTTCGAGCGCTTCCTGGCCGAGAAGCTGCCGCAGAACGACTTCCGCGCGCTGAACAAGGACGTGTTCGTCACGGCGTCGGACATCGACGGCCGCGGCCGCGTGGTGTTCGGGCGCGGCTACCGCGACGACGTGCCCATCAGCCAGGCCGTGGCTGCGTCGTCGTGCGTGCCGCTCCTCTTCCGGCCCTACCGCATCGGCGACCGCTACTACATGGATGGCGAGCTGGTGCGTACGCTCAGCATCGACCTCGCCGTGGAAGCCGGCGCCGACGTGGTCATCATCTCCAACGTCTACCGCCCGCACGTCATCCGGCCGGGGCAGCGCTCGCTGGTTCACTCTGGCGGCCTCGCCATCGGGCGCCAGGCGGTCAACATCGTCATCAGCGAGAAAGAGAAGCGCGGCATCGATCTGATCAACCGCCTGTATCCGCACGTCACCGTGCTGAACGTGTCGGCCGACCTCGGGCGCTTCTCGTTCACCTCGCGGGCCAACGCCAAGGTGTTGATGACGCGCGGCTACCGCGAGGCGCTGCGCGTGCTGGCCGCTGCCAAGCGCCGCGGCATGTTCGACGTAGCGAGCAACGTGCACACCATCGGCGAAGCCTGA
- a CDS encoding UDP-glucose/GDP-mannose dehydrogenase family protein: MKVCVVGSGYVGLVTGACLAEAGNTVLSVDKDQEKVDALLRGEVPIYEPGLGSLIAQNIAAGRLRFSTDIGSAVGEADLVFLTVGTPGRRDGGADLRAVDAVAASVAERVTHPTVLVLKSTVPVGTNERVQKIVASAAFPVHVVSNPEFLKEGAAIKDFLHPERIVCGYGGNDERVRPLMERLYHPYCLSGSRLMWMSPASAELTKYVSNTMLAMRISFMNEVALLAEKAGANIHDVRHAVGADSRIGDKFLHAGAGYGGSCFPKDVLALATAGRDFGVPMELSEATHRVNERQKSVIVAKLKSRFGGTLRGKRIAVWGIAFKPDTDDIREAPALTTIDVLLSEGASVVAHDPKAMQEFRRHHDVTLDLVSDPYDALDGADALVLHTEWRIYQNPDFAQMKRRMRQAFLIDGRNVWSSYQLEEQGFEYDGIGVRATR, translated from the coding sequence ATGAAGGTCTGCGTCGTTGGATCGGGTTACGTGGGGTTGGTCACCGGGGCCTGCCTCGCTGAGGCCGGGAATACAGTCCTGTCCGTCGACAAGGACCAGGAAAAGGTGGACGCGCTGCTGCGTGGCGAGGTCCCCATCTACGAGCCCGGCCTGGGTAGCCTGATCGCGCAAAACATCGCGGCGGGCCGACTTCGATTCAGCACCGACATCGGCAGCGCGGTCGGCGAGGCCGACCTCGTGTTCCTGACCGTGGGCACGCCCGGGCGTCGCGATGGCGGCGCGGACTTGCGCGCGGTGGACGCCGTCGCCGCGTCGGTGGCTGAGCGCGTAACGCACCCGACCGTGTTGGTGCTCAAGAGTACGGTGCCCGTCGGGACGAATGAGCGGGTGCAGAAGATCGTGGCGAGCGCCGCGTTCCCCGTTCACGTGGTCAGCAACCCCGAGTTCCTCAAGGAAGGCGCTGCGATCAAGGACTTCTTACACCCCGAGAGAATCGTCTGCGGTTATGGGGGGAACGACGAGCGCGTCCGCCCCTTGATGGAGCGCCTCTATCACCCTTACTGCCTCTCCGGCAGCCGCTTGATGTGGATGTCACCCGCAAGCGCCGAGCTCACGAAGTACGTGTCCAACACCATGCTGGCCATGCGCATCTCCTTCATGAACGAAGTGGCACTGCTGGCTGAGAAGGCGGGCGCGAACATCCACGACGTGCGTCACGCGGTCGGGGCTGACAGCCGCATCGGAGACAAGTTCCTACACGCTGGTGCGGGCTACGGCGGGTCTTGTTTCCCGAAGGACGTGCTGGCGCTCGCCACAGCAGGGCGCGACTTCGGCGTCCCCATGGAGCTCTCAGAGGCCACGCATCGCGTGAATGAGCGGCAGAAGTCCGTGATCGTGGCGAAGCTCAAGTCGCGCTTCGGCGGAACACTCCGTGGCAAGCGCATTGCGGTTTGGGGCATCGCGTTCAAGCCGGACACAGACGACATCCGTGAGGCGCCGGCGCTGACTACCATCGACGTGCTCCTCAGTGAGGGCGCGTCCGTCGTGGCGCACGACCCCAAGGCGATGCAAGAGTTCCGCAGGCACCACGACGTCACGCTCGACTTGGTGAGCGACCCGTACGACGCCCTCGACGGGGCCGACGCGCTGGTGCTGCACACGGAGTGGCGCATCTACCAGAATCCAGACTTCGCACAGATGAAGCGACGCATGCGCCAGGCCTTTCTCATCGATGGGCGCAACGTCTGGTCCAGCTACCAACTCGAGGAGCAAGGCTTCGAGTACGACGGGATTGGCGTTCGAGCGACGCGGTGA
- a CDS encoding PaaX family transcriptional regulator, with translation MKPKGPNARKLILGLLLATDGAPLNVRDAITACALFDITENNVRVTLVRLSADGLIRASGRGAYVIGPNAEGLNLAVSEWRTAERRVSTWAGRYVLVHTGNLSRRDRTAVEGRERALHLLGLRELERGLFVRPDNLRGGVPDLRQRLMTVGLDSEAAVFGADAFDDERQAQIAWLWDGAALSRAYVEQRTQLEAWLARSSELEHDVAAREAYLLGGAAIRQVVFDPWLPREWVDCEARARFVDAVRRFDAAGKAIWRGLAGGRALMPLPGPG, from the coding sequence ATGAAGCCCAAGGGCCCCAATGCCAGGAAGCTGATCCTCGGGCTCCTGCTGGCCACCGATGGCGCACCGCTGAACGTGCGCGACGCCATCACGGCCTGCGCGCTGTTCGACATCACGGAGAACAACGTGCGGGTCACACTGGTTCGGCTGTCCGCCGACGGCCTCATTCGGGCGAGCGGTCGCGGGGCCTATGTGATCGGCCCCAACGCGGAGGGGCTGAACCTCGCGGTCTCGGAGTGGCGTACGGCCGAGCGACGCGTCTCGACGTGGGCGGGCCGCTACGTGCTGGTGCACACGGGCAACCTCTCGCGTCGCGACCGCACAGCCGTGGAGGGCCGCGAGCGTGCTCTGCATCTCCTCGGGCTACGAGAGCTCGAGCGCGGGCTCTTCGTGCGACCGGACAACCTGCGCGGGGGCGTGCCCGACCTGCGGCAGCGCCTGATGACGGTGGGGCTCGACTCCGAAGCCGCAGTCTTTGGCGCGGACGCATTCGACGACGAGCGCCAGGCCCAGATAGCGTGGCTGTGGGACGGGGCGGCGCTGAGCCGCGCGTACGTGGAGCAGCGCACGCAGCTGGAAGCGTGGCTGGCTCGGAGCTCGGAACTCGAGCACGACGTAGCCGCCCGGGAAGCCTACCTCCTGGGCGGCGCGGCGATCCGTCAAGTGGTGTTCGATCCCTGGCTTCCGCGCGAGTGGGTGGACTGCGAGGCGCGCGCCCGCTTCGTGGACGCTGTACGGCGCTTCGACGCCGCCGGAAAGGCGATTTGGCGTGGCCTCGCCGGCGGCCGCGCCCTCATGCCGCTTCCAGGCCCCGGCTGA